ACTTGGAAATAAAAAAGCAGATAttaaagccaatactatgctcgggttcaaaGCGAGGAACTTCAAGTGTAGGACGCCGAGAGTAATGTAAACTTTATATAATCCACCTGTAGCACCACACCTGGAATATGCAGTGCGATGCTGGTCTTGTAATTAATTAaaaggacattgaattactggAAAGAGCTCAGCGACGTGCTATGAAACCAATTACACCGTTACGGGCGCAGCCAAGACCTTTTAGGAGTGAGAAGGCGGTGTCTCAGTAAGGCGGCAATGGCTTTTTAATCTATATATCGTGGCAGCGGGTTGATGACGTCCTCAACCAGCCAAAGTATACTGAACCGACGCAGGTCATGATTCAAGGGTCTGACTCGAAGCTGCCAGTCAGTCTCAGGTGCGCATGAAGGGCTGGTTGTCGACTGAAAAAAAAGTGTCTCATTGCAGGTTCGTGGTGGTCGGACTAACACGGGAGGAACTCGAGGCGCTGACACTCACCCGCAAGGGAAAGAAGACGGAGCACCTTGTGGGCCTAgtgcaggtaaacacacacacacacagtctcgaGGAGCCGTGGCAATAATAGTATCTGAAATGTTTCCCGTGGTTCAATTTTCTAATAGGTAATAACATCGCCACCATAATCAATGAACCGAGCCTGTGATGTTACGTTAGATGGGAAGTGGGCTGCAGTGAAGAGATCCTGTGTCCAACCGATCACGTAGGCTTATCGCGAAGAAATTTGAAGAAAACACTAACGGCGGAAGCGAAAGCAAACTTACCCTACACCGCGGGAATTTTGACCAATACGGGCTGAAGATGATTATGATGGTAGAACCGGACTCCTATAAGAACCGTGCTTGAATTGAGAACTCTTGgacctttgaaaaaaaaattacccaaCAACTCATAAAATGTAATCCCTTCTCCCGTGGCTTCAGCCTGGCGGGGCCGCTGAGTGGCACGTGTATGTTAACCAGCTGTACTGGGGCAGCTGGGGCCGAGGTATGAGGCTGCACGGTGTCTGGAGGAACGGCAGATTCACCAACCCATCCTCGCCTTTCTTCGACAAAATCTCAGATATGCAAGGAGCCGTTCTCAAGGTTTTTGTTTCATTCATTGTTTTTGGTTTACTCCTCATATATACtctatgttgatgatgatggcaCCTCATCTGAACCTGCTCTTGTTGTCATGACCCAGGTGGTGACGTTCGAGTGGGAGCCGAGCACGCTGTACCTCCGCACTGAGGCAGGCGACGTGCACACGCTGTACGGCCGGGACGTGGAAGTGGTCAAGACACTGGCACGAGTTTTCAATTTCGAAATGAAGATTATTGAACCTCCTAATGGTCAATATCATTGTTTTCTGTCTTAATTAAACAGTTACAACACGGCTAACACTTGGCAACTGTTTCTCTAGCatctaaaaatataataattattttttcatctcattctacATATGTCATTGAGGGCGCAATATTGTGAGAAGTTTCATATACCTATAAAATATCATTTGTAATTTTTCAACATTCCTTTAATTGCTGCCACAGCCTGTCGACTACCAAAGACCTGaagatgtttttttattttttttatgtaataaTAGGTAACAAGTTTGGCATTCCTTTATAGATCTTAATTCTATAAAATTTATTGTTGCAGATGAAATGTACAGTAGTATGAATAGTTACGAAGCACTGTGTACTGATTTTTCCATCAGATGAACGGTGGGGTCAACTCCTACCCAACGGGTCATTTGACGGCCTGATTGGGCTAGTGGGCCGCGGCGAGGCTGACTTCGGCATGGGCAACTTGTTCGTCAGCGCACTTCAGGGTCGTGACCAGCTCCTAAGCTACACTTCCTCTTTTGATACGGACGTAAGCTCCTCCAATCAGCTAAGTAACCAATATTACTTGCCACTGGCATCTATCATCTTGAACTCATTCCCACACAGTATTATGAAGCGTGGGTCTCAAGTCACTTTCCAGGCTAATGAAACTAAGGAAACATGAGCGAGTACGTCTGACTGAAAATAGCAACATTACACACTCGTTAAATATTTAACAAGACACACCTATTTCTAACACTGACCTTAAAAATATACAATGATTTAGTTTTCTGGGATTATCCCCGTGGGTGATGGAGCCTACCTTTTCTTTCATAATAAGTAACATACCGAACCTTATTCTCACTACAAAAGGATAATAAATTATGTGCAGGTGCTTCCCCCTTTCCTCAGTTGATCACAATGCCCAGTTCTTTGTGATCACCTTTCCTAGTTTAGTGTTGACCAGGATAGGCAGAGTATTACCAGGTTATGATGTAAAGGTATGATGTGATTGAAACATTGCTGTTATCAGTTGGCGAGGACTTTGAGCTGTCCAACCTTCAACTTGATGTTTACAAGGAAACCTTAACCTTTAATGCAGGACTCCTGCTTTATCATCCGCATGGAGCCGCCGCTGCCCCGCTGGCACGCCCCCGCTCTGCCCTTTGCTTTCTCCACCTGGCTGAGCATCCTGGGCAGCCTCCTTGGGATAGGCCTCATTTGCAGCCTTGTAGCCTCAGCGGCATCCAGACAGTGAGTTTTTATAGTGCACACTGATATTCATCACATCATAATCTACTTTGTGCCTTATGAGATTGAGGTTATTGAgttcttggaaaatttcacataccttggtagtgtagttcagAACAACCGTTACGgtgggtctcgccaggaagtcttacggcggattgacCTGGCccgcggtgttatggactcgctcagcacgagtattatggcgttgtcgatacctgtgcagaaggacaaagatccgaatTTTCACGTCGCTTTTGCTccatgtcttactctatggctgtgagacatggtcAATAAATAGGTACTTTGAGGGGGATTGATGCCATTGATAAGTGTCTACACTCTACAGAATCATGGGCCATcattggaatgactttgtgtcaaaccggcgactgcTCCGTGAGATtaattcgacatatattacctgcatagtccgggTCAACACCAACTCCTGCAGTATTGTTATGTGGCAAGCTACcaagaagccgaccctgctcatcaggttgtctctgtaagagaaaatcccgagtggaggaggccaagaggACGcccagagttcgtggcttgagcaagtcgatagattctGCCAGGAGGTATACTTCGGATGGGAAAGGAGGCCTGCgtggagacttgcccggagggacTTGGGAGGGCGAGGCGACGCGACCCCGGCGTAtgtccccattgattgattgattgatttgtacCCTAATTTTCATCACCTCCGCATTTTTTCAGTTAGTTCCCCCACTCCTTGCAACAGTCAGCATTCTGTTGATTTATCAGACAAAATTTTCAAACCTTCAAAATATATGAATTCACTAATATGCCTTCCCTGTTCAGGTGTGATGGAGACAGTGCATCAAAAGATCTGGGTTCACTCTCATCAGCTTTACTCTTCACCCTGAGCCTCCACCTGCAACACCCTCACCCAGCGTTGCCTCTCCACCCCGCCTCACGCATCATGGCGGCCTTCCTGCTCCTGTACACTCTCATTCTCTCCAAGGCATACTCCTGCAACCTGACTGCTTTCCTTACCATAACCAGGCAGCCCACTGGGATAGAAACTTATCAAGAACTGTATGAATCTCAACtctatctgtatgaaaatagcgACTACATCAAAGAATCATTGGCTGGGGCCCCTAATGTCTTCCTGAGGGTGAGACGGTTCTTGGTAGAATCTTGGAATACACTAATGTCTGCTCGGCAATCTGAACTCACCATTCCAATTATTTCtcattttaataaaaaataaaaaataaaaaacatagggCCTACTCCAAAAGCCTGCGCATTTGTCAAAATAGATTGTATGCATCAAATATACTATTTTGAGAAGTTAAATTTTATAGTTCAGCTCAATTTTCTAAAGTAATTTCAATACAGCCCATCATATACATGTACTCAAGTAAGCATATTTAGTTCACAGCCCACGTGTGTAAAATTACTGCCACTTACAGGGCCTGGCGGAGAGACACAGGGTGGTAAAGGACCTCAAGCGAGTAATGTCAGAGGTCGGCAAGGGCAAGGGCGTGTATGTTGAGAACCGTAGCACCAGAGAGTTCCTGACCAACACCCAACTTGAAGCCAGTGTGACGCGGGTACTGAAGGTGAGGAGGATGGCACGGTGGCCGATCGAGGCACTGTCACCTTTGTAGGGAAGAGGGACTGAGTGGTCAAGTATCAATATATAGTCGTGTTTTTCCGTGCTCTGATGCTGGTATcatgagtatatatatattttttgtgattACTCTTCTGGTAGCACTTATAGCACTTAAAAGCCTATATCAAAgcatggaaaaataaaaatatattggTATATCAGTGATTTATATTAGCAAATTTcttcagaataaaaaaaaaaagttccataAGCCGAGTCTAAACTAACTGACGTGGAAATGTTAGTGATGCAACATGCCGATCAAAACTTTCTATACTTATTGACCCTTCACTTCCACCGTTTACAGGAATGCTTTGCGACGTTTAACATAGCTATCGGCATCCAATCCCACTCCCCACTCAAGCGCCGTTTTGATGTAGCAATCAGCAGAATCGTAGAGAGTGGTTTAGTGCAGTACTGGAAACGAGAGTCTTATGCTATATTCAAAAAGGTAAGAAACACGTACATACACGTGAAGCCATTCATCGCCAACACACTTGAGGGTTGGCATCGATCATCATGCCACTGTCGTGACATTAACagtatacatgtatatatacacGCTCACACATGTATATAgcctgtgtgtgtttatttgctaATGGGTGATTTTTAAGTAACATAGTTTTAGAATGGGTAGTAACTATAGTAAATATAATTTTGTGATTATGAAAGCTCAAGGCACTAGGCATGGAAATTTAATCTTAGCAAATCTCTTGcacaaagaacaagaaagagaaccgTGTGACGCAGCCCGACAAGAGTCGTGACGGGACACAAACCACCTCCAGATTGGTGCCTCTCAGCTTTGACCACCTTCAGAGTGCTTTCTACGTCCTGGCCTTCAGCTTAGTTTTATCAACAATTGTATTGATTTTAGAAAACTCTCAGAAGCGTATTAAGTAATCTACAATAATAAAGCAAAAAACTGCAAGCATTCTGTGAACTGGTTTTGATTATTTTAACCATATAAAGCATCATGACTCATCCACGCGATTCGAATCCCAAAGTAAAGCATTTAAACAAACCTTTATACTAATAACTATTCTAAGCAAATTTACAttacataaagatagatagatagatggatacagatatgtatgagagagagagagagagagagagagagagagagagagagagagagagagagagagagagagagagagagagagagagagagatggtggtgtAAGATTTATCCCCTCAGAAGGGGAAACGGGCCTTTGTCat
The nucleotide sequence above comes from Eriocheir sinensis breed Jianghai 21 chromosome 17, ASM2467909v1, whole genome shotgun sequence. Encoded proteins:
- the LOC126999888 gene encoding uncharacterized protein LOC126999888 isoform X1 codes for the protein MRMMLSLFLVAAILALHAQHAPASVQKASTSSILSQRPGQSDQDPQPLLPSVLSPKHDGGGASLVTALSTLVTRELTYCKLAVFADRDYLASTALHALARLPNQKQVVGVAGGWEAVGRRVVWRSSGCRAYIFLLHHPDVLLTLADAAPALWDYAGKFVVVGLTREELEALTLTRKGKKTEHLVGLVQPGGAAEWHVYVNQLYWGSWGRGMRLHGVWRNGRFTNPSSPFFDKISDMQGAVLKVVTFEWEPSTLYLRTEAGDVHTLYGRDVEVVKTLARVFNFEMKIIEPPNDERWGQLLPNGSFDGLIGLVGRGEADFGMGNLFVSALQGRDQLLSYTSSFDTDDSCFIIRMEPPLPRWHAPALPFAFSTWLSILGSLLGIGLICSLVASAASRQCDGDSASKDLGSLSSALLFTLSLHLQHPHPALPLHPASRIMAAFLLLYTLILSKAYSCNLTAFLTITRQPTGIETYQELYESQLYLYENSDYIKESLAGAPNVFLRGLAERHRVVKDLKRVMSEVGKGKGVYVENRSTREFLTNTQLEASVTRVLKECFATFNIAIGIQSHSPLKRRFDVAISRIVESGLVQYWKRESYAIFKKNKKENRVTQPDKSRDGTQTTSRLVPLSFDHLQSAFYVLAFSLVLSTIVLILENSQKRIK
- the LOC126999888 gene encoding uncharacterized protein LOC126999888 isoform X2, which codes for MRMMLSLFLVAAILALHAQHAPASVQKASTSSILSQRPGQSDQDPQPLLPSVLSPKHDGGGASLVTALSTLVTRELTYCKLAVFADRDYLASTALHALARLPNQKQVVGVAGGWEAVGRRVVWRSSGCRAYIFLLHHPDVLLTLADAAPALWDYAGKFVVVGLTREELEALTLTRKGKKTEHLVGLVQPGGAAEWHVYVNQLYWGSWGRGMRLHGVWRNGRFTNPSSPFFDKISDMQGAVLKVVTFEWEPSTLYLRTEAGDVHTLYGRDVEVVKTLARVFNFEMKIIEPPNDERWGQLLPNGSFDGLIGLVGRGEADFGMGNLFVSALQGRDQLLSYTSSFDTDGLAERHRVVKDLKRVMSEVGKGKGVYVENRSTREFLTNTQLEASVTRVLKECFATFNIAIGIQSHSPLKRRFDVAISRIVESGLVQYWKRESYAIFKKNKKENRVTQPDKSRDGTQTTSRLVPLSFDHLQSAFYVLAFSLVLSTIVLILENSQKRIK